The nucleotide window TTGCTAGTTGGTGGcttggttggggattatatgttACTATTAATAGAAAATCTTATATTGGTTTACTTACGTAATATTCCACGTTGTTGatatataaattgtatattaTGTGATCCCTCCGCGTGTATTTTGCTGATGAAATTACAAAATTTGCTTGTATTAATTTACACTTCTTTTAGGATTCTTTAAAAGTGAGTTATCTTGTCGTATGTTCATGAATCGTGTGTCTGAAAAGCTTTTGAACTTGTGGGTTTAAAGGCTCACATAACAACCGCAGGATATATAAATAGGATCAGGTCAACCGTATAATCAACTAATATGGATTAGATTGTCAACATAAGACAGGACAAAATTAGATTGGGCAAGGGCAGTCTCGAGCACAAAGCATCTCATATTCACACAGAATACGGGGAATGCTGCATCCCAAGAGAtgtgatgtagacagtctaccctaatacaagtattagtggCTATTTTTATGGCTCGAACTCGTGAACTATTAGCCACATGGGGACAACTATACTATTGCTCTAAGGCTCCCTTATCGGCAGAGGCGGAACCAGGTTTTCAATCTTATAGATTCTTGATTTTAGAACGACGACTTCAAATGTTCGTGATTGGGTTCTAGatttaatatttgtacatattgaatgaattttaaatatcaaatatacTATTTCAGTAAATCTATAGGGTTTGGCCGAATTCGTAGTTCGGCTTGTGTGCCTCCGCCTCTGATTATCGGCAAAATTAGATTGACAAGGGAAAATAGTAAAGCGATAAAAAAAGAGAATATCGTATTCCCATTTTTGCTAAGTTTTATCCGGATTTGCAAGTAGTTTTTGGTCAAGGAGATTTCATTATGCAACTTGGAGCAGGCAATATCTAGGTGTTTGAACAGTATCTGGTTGAAGTTAAAGTTGAAGAACAGTGTCTGGAAATTGAGAGTCCGTTtggacataatttttttttttcttttttacattttttcAAAAGAATCTCACTTTTTTTTGAAATcttgtttggccataaaattttcaattttcacttgaagataaattttgaaatttttcgaaaatttgaaaaactccaaaagctgtttttcaaaattcatTCAAATCACttaaaaaacttcaaaaactaaccaaaaatgatattcatgtccaaacacaactttaattttcaaagatcatttttacttttttttttgaattttacaattcttatgtccaaacgcccactgaGTTGTATGTGAATACGAATTTTACTTGaaaaaagttaataaataaaaattgttatacaacaacaataacatattcAGTGTGATCCCACAAATACTATTTGGGCGGGACGTAACTCTTTTATTGACTCGCTCTATTTTAACCTTTCTGTACTTACCCTCAACCCAGCCATTTGAAAAATTTAATCAAAATCGATGTCAACCGGATGTGCAATAAATTATTTATAAGTGATTGCAACTAGTAAGAAAGCAAGATAAATGGGGATAGGGTGTGCATTCGATTTTGACtcttatcgataattacttatcgattatcgatttgtacatatacttatttttatcatttcaataaggtttcaattttttcgatttcgatttattaattttttgggcttatcgattcggttatcgattaTACCAATAAGAAAATTTACGGGATTTCACGAAAAGTATATTGCTATAAAcacgcctaactaatatggacaaaaagaagctaaaataagacgaacaccgtttataacataaaaattgtgtcaacaagcacatgcaacgaaactaaagtaagggatcaaatgtatgccaccaacactccaacggtataaaaaaaacataaatatatcatcacGGGTAATTctattttccattaatttgaacttcattcccttgagctttaaatatgatcattccttaaatgtggtagaTGAAATAATATGGTTAGAGACTTAGGGTAAAGGaaagggtattatagaataagggtaaaaaaaaaatataaaatcgaaatcgataaatcgataaaccgattgtcgatttatcgataaaccaaTTCGAATGCACTAACCCTAAATTGTGGGGACACTGGTTTTTCTTAGTAGCATCACATTGGAGTCAAGAAGTCAAAAAGGAAGTTTGACTGTTATAATTTACTTATCATTTAGCTGAACTGAATAATAAGCAACAAAAACACATCCTCATGTCCAATTAAATAAAGCCATTACATGCTTAATCACGTGCTTTTGGATAAGGCAATAGCTGCACAAAGCGATTGGTAGATAAAACTTTGATATTTTTGATATGATCTTTCGAGTTAGGAAAGAACCAATGGAAGAGGATTTAGaactttaaataaaaataatgactGAACAATATAACTTTTAACTTTCAGAAGTATCTCGTCGCGTATAACTTGGAATTAAGTAATTCCAAAACGAGATGAAAGATGTGATTTTAAACTATAGAAATAATATATCCTCGTTTAGAACAAAAGATGAGATTGACATTGTAACAATCTTGGATGAAAGATGGACATTCTTGAACTCTTTCTTGGATGATCAGAAAACTTTGAAGTTCCTAAAGTCATCTCTTGCGATTAATTTACGTGATAAATATGCACCACTCCTAATTGAGAACAAGATAGACATGCGAGAATTTATAAAATTCAATATAGATTCTTCATTTTCATCATATTCTCGTCAAGAAAATTTCAACCGAAAATTAAAGTTAGGGAAGAAAACGAAATCAAACAGTTTATTAAGTAATAATTTGGTTAAGTACCCGTAGAAGCTGAGTGAGGCTTTGATACAagtatatatattaatataattTTCTGAATTTTTCATGTGTACAAATATTACAAAGGTATAGCACCAATTGGGAAAATTTGATGTAAATTGATcagaaaaagggggaaattgggGACAATATTCAGGTGTTAAATGGCAACAGGGGGAAAGTGCCAAAACTATGGTCATAAGGGCCAGCTTGATTAGAAGACAACCCTTCACATCCTAATTCCTTTTTGCTCTTTTGCATTTTCAGTGCTTCGAATGCCTTTGCTCTCTGcaacataaaaaaaattcatttgctCTTCAGTTCACTATATAAGAAATTCGATTTTCTATGATGATTTATTTAGTCGCAACAAAAGTAAGCGTTTTGTGCACCAAAAAGTAGGGGTATTATTGACAGTTATTGTAGTTATCacggaaaataatattttaatggTGACTATACTTAGGTAGCCACGTATATATATGTACTACTAAATTTTTACTGAAACTAGAAAAACTACCTGCATTGACACGAGAATGTCCGATTCTGAGTTGAAGTCGTAGTATGAGCTTGCTGCTGTAAGTTTCATGGAAAGGAACTGAATCCAACAAATTCGAATCAATCAATTTATTTGTTCTCCTTTTTTTCAACTAAGAAAAGGAACACTCCTCTTTTATATTTTATGCAAACTTACCTCCACTTGATTTTGCAAAGATTGTACGTAATTAATTATTTCATCTAACATTCCCGCCATGCCCATTGTCTGCAATTTCATTAAAATGGAAAATTATTAATGTCAAAATTCTGCTCTCTTGTCCTTAGGAAAAATGAAATGTTCGGGAGAAAAAGACACTGTTTTATTCattaaattaaaagaatttgATACCTTGTAGCATCCTGGAACAATATCTTGCAAACACCTAAGTTTTTCATTAATTTTTCCTCTTCTAACCTGAACCAGAAAAAAACATGCATTAGTCATCAGTATGTTACTGGCATTATGAGTGACGGGTTCGAACCCTAAAATCAGTCATTGATACTAGCAATAGAATAGACTGACTACTGTACACCCCCGAGGCATGACCTTTTTTCAGACTGTGCGTAAACGCGAGATATTTTATATATCAGATTGTCTTTTTAATCATCAATATGTAAATGGAAAATACTATATTCGGTAGGTAGATGAGTTACCCTTTCTGCTAAGCTGTGACTATCAGTAGCTTGGCCTCTTTTGGCTCTAACATGGACCACTTCCTTTGgtttctcttcttccttttcaTCACTACTTTTCACACTATTTCCTCTTCTTTTAATCTGTAAATTAAAAAACAGTTTCATGCATCAGATACATGACTGAGAATAAAACATACAAATTGACAATTCGAATAAAAAATTAACTTACACTTCTTCTTTTAGTTCCAGTGGCAGAAACTGCAGGGGATGAATACGCTGAACTGCTTTCTGGTGTATCAATTGTTTTCCTCTTTTTGCTTTCATTGATAGGCACCATATCGCTAGATACTAATGAAGCATTAATCTTCTCATCTTGttgaatattttcttgaaaatattccTGTAAATTTCCTGGAAATTCAGCTACTTGAGTGAAAATATTTTCATGAGAAAATTCCATTGAGCTCTGTAAATTGAAGCTCGACAATTCAGAGGAACATGGGTTGATTATTTCTGGAAACTGGTTCATGAAATCCATACTCGAATCaatattaaataaagaaaatggTGAATTAATAAAATGATCAGCCATAGCAACTTGAGTTTTTTAAAAATGGTTTTTACGAGGGATGCTAATTTGTGTGTTTTTTGTAATGATAAAGAACCTTGTTATgacttatttatatatatagaaCATGGGGGtatgaattttcatttttctttttattaaagAATGAAAAAGTGAAGCATTTTTAGAGTCCACGTGGAATTTTAAGCTTCTATGGTTTTGTTCCCCTTGTTggattatattcaggagatatATCCAATTACACTGGACCCAGCTTCGGGCAGTGGTTTCCAATCAGCAAATTATTGGCAATTTAGTTGAGAACcaccaaaaatataaaaataacaatattttttttaaaattagaagTCATGGGCAAGTAACCCTACGGGGCCAAGTTGGTTGAGCAGCGGACTTTTCCCACTTGCATACCTCTTTGGTCGAACCTGTCACGCGAGACTTATAATTACCTAGTGCGATCTACCCTCCTATGTTATTTGTGAATAAGAATAAGATTAATTTATCATATGCGCACGTGAAGGATAGCTACTGTATTTTTCCTGGTTAACCAGAAAAAAAGTCATGGGGCAAGTAAAGTAGAAGCAGTTTGGTGGGCTAGtgcttttttttatatataaaaaaaaaattaaaattagtaaCAGATTCAGAGTATAAAGATcaacatttttatttatatttctaatttttaaaaaggGGCAGGGAGAAGGACAAGAAGGTATAGGCAGTATAGTAATAAAATTATGGACAGTATAGTATAATGTGGTATGAGTTAAATTAAAGTTTTGGAAAAGGAGGTAGGATAAGACATAATAAGAGATTGAGAATGATATGTGTGCAGTTCATTTGATTAATAATAATCAGTGTCAAAGTGGTTGATTGAAGATGGGACATTACTCATTATCAAAAGAGAATTATTTTTAAGATCGGATGATCTCAACATTAAATGAACTAATCCAAAAATTGGTGGAAACTCTAGAGACCATGCTGTTAATCACAATTTCTGCATTTGAATCTTTAAGTATCATCATTACCATTGTGAAGTTAATTGGTTGGTGACTGTTAATCTCCACTACCTCACAGCTAAAATGACATTTCAATGAATGTGCACGATCATCATAAAAAGTACCAGAAACAATGTTATTTGGATGCAGAGAGGGAATAAGTGATTTATTGCAAGTCGTAACCATTGAGAAAAAATCGATAAAATTGAAACGATAAAAAGAAGATTAGGATGACTTTTACGTAAAAATGATACACAGTTATACTCAACTCGATAAATGGTCCAAGATTCATCGTAACAATTTGACGTAACTTGTGTCATAgtacattttttttcttcttcttctcaaaacaTACCCGTAAAAGAAACTAGAAGTAATAAATAATTACTTAAGTAAACAATTTTGGAATATTAGTTTATGATAGATAACTCGCCATGTCAACAATTTGCCTCTCAGTAAATGTcatgtcaaaaataaataaattattcttGAATATAAAAGACAATTTAAAAAGGCATTTACATGGAAAAAAAACGAAAAACGAGTATAACATAGAAGAAGTTAGATTATagaaaacttacaaaatccaacTCTGCCTAAAATATGGATAACAAAAGTTTTTTTGCGCGATGAATCCATATTATTACCGGTGCCGGCTTAAGGGCAAGCAAATGAAGCAATGGCTTTAGGGCCccattttaaaattataatatattaatgataaaatacatagtttattCATCGATCTTGTACCCAAATCCCTCTTACGCACATGTTTACTGCGGGGATAATATTACACGCTCAAACCTCTTAAAAGTATGTCAATACCACACCACTTTAACTACGTGGCACCTGCGTGTTCTTCACATAACACAGGCGCGTAATGCTAAGAATTTCATGTCAGAAGGTTTATAAAGAATCGACGTGTctaatttttaagttttttttcctttttacgccaattaacaaatttaaaaaaataaaaaataacccCTCCCACTCTTGTCTTCTTCCCCGCCCCAACCCCCCACCCCGCATCTTCTTCCTAGTTCCCCACCCCCCAGGTTTCGTCTCCCCTCCCCCTATTTAGGTGTTACAACTAGTATTATTGTGGTAACTAtgacagaatattttttttacaaagaAGAAGGGTTTGCAATGGTGGAGAAGGTGATGCACTGATTGTTGGATTTTTTATTTGAGTGGGTCGGATTTTTAAAAGGGTTGGGTGATTAAAAGAGTCCATTTAATTTAGAGACGCGCGTGTGATACACAACATATACCAGACTACACATTACATTCAGGCACGAAATCCACGTGATCGAATAACTCCATCCCTGGTTGCATATAGTTGatcactgttgatacccaattttttccctatatatttttcatatgcaaatactttcaaaatagcatacgtatgcatatataagcatgtccaagtgttttattatttttcacatttctaaatatttttaaatcaatttatcgccttattttatcaggggaaaaaccaataattattttccaaattatcatttttggtaactcctctattgaattctcatattttaCCAAAATATAGTGAAGGtaaatttttgcacattttttacagatttatttagcattttaaagttaaattgcatataattgcaattttagtctattttaagatttaattgtgtttataattacaaatttgattccagtatttttaatttaatatttgcaTATTATTAATCGAtctagtacctttaatttattttcagaaattattttattatttttataaaataaataagtgaaaatggctatttaaatgttagccccgtCTATTTCAATTTTACCCTTATTTGATCCCCAAATGAACCCAATTCCCAATCTcaattccacaacccaattttaatttaaactCGCCCCTGACCCGATTAAATCCTGCCCGACCAAGACCCCTCtcatcctggtcgttgatctcagagatcaacgacccctattcactcttacctttttaaacccaaacgaccaccctaaccttctcatttctcacctaccatccgcctctgaactctcaaactctctcgaacattcccaaaccctaaccgcctCTTACCACCACCTTCACCTTGAAACCcatcggaatccatggcttctcaagcTATGAGAGTCTTatacttgtaagcacgtgatttttgccctatatgagaattactcccaaaaattcaaaataaaacaattttcctttgtgtgcaattttgagaattttcgtggcattttggataattatttgtattttgtccatgcatgtttatttgttaaattaataaaaaatacaaaaatatgtcgcatttgcatttaggatttaattttacaattagaagtaattaagtttgttttacaaggatgaaaattacaaaatatgcatagtttgtatttttagcattcaatgtcaaattgtgcaattttgttttaactgATGATTGATTATGTATGATAATTGttgctaggaattaattagtatttttgataagtttatttagtttataacttaatttataatttttgttttattaattagaaagtaaaagaaaagagagcaaaaaatataagaaaaatcgAATTGGGCCACCTGttaatttaaatcaaccaggcccaaaccaaataaactcCTACTGGGTTgacccgacccggtccgccccataaccccaagcAAACACCCCCACCCTTTCTTCCATTTGgacatttgttttgaaaaaaccctaaaaaacccaAAGTCACCCgcccccctctcttcttcttctccaaaaccacccctctctcttcatcttcttcgtccaaacGAACCAGTCCAAAAACCAGTCGAACCCCGCCcccgtccgccattgacgagctccGTCGACCTACCATGGCCGCTGCTTCATCTGCTTCGTCTTCATCGCTGCTGCATCGTCCACCCAAACCACCATGGCTGCtgctcttcatcttcttcatctcaGCTGCGTCGAACTCCAGTCAGCCCATGGCTGCTGCTGCATCTCCCATGGCTGCCTGCATCGTCCACCCAAACCCCCATCgctgttgcttcttcttcttcgtccccaTAGGTCCCAAACGACCATCTGCTAAATAACCTCACGTCCAAACGAACCCCATCGGCTTCTGCTTCGTCCAGTCGAGCTCCAGCCAGCCGCCATGGCTGCTGCTGCTCAATACACATACACACTGTCTCACGTCCAAACAACCTACTGTCTCGTTATTTCTTCAGGTTCAATCCGTCGAGGTCGtcgtttgtcgttctgagttcgtcgaggttaaaagagaaggtgggttgTCGTTGAAGTCGAGATCCGTTAGGTCGTTggcagtcttggttcgagtttgCCATTtctgttcgagttcgtcgttggtcatttctggttagttggtttaagtttcatttctgtccgtattttgtttgatattctcggatttaaaatcagtatatgtttgatttttttcttgtttgttgttatcatttcttgattatttcttcggtttgtttttattcatttgtttttgtttagttttaatatagaagtgtgttagtttaatcacttgaatcattcatctttgttgtttaagttagatttaattcgtgttcattttttgtttgaatttcgtTTTtcatccagtgatttaatgtgagtttatgttttggtttttaatttttgatttagtttgaatcattcaactttgttgtaatgttgttggatttaattcGAGGTTCGATTGATGATCGAGTTTAGTAATTTGTATTTACTTGTTTGTTCTGCTGAGTTTGTTCGGATATGAATCTGACTATGTTGTTAATTCATGAACGTTgtcgattaggagtttgtttggcAAGTTTATTATGCAGAGTTTGATTATTAGTTGTCAATTGTCAGgtttgattggttatagctgctgtattttggttaattgattaggtgaattggttatagctgatgtgggtagaatgttaaattgcagtattttcaggtgtagaatggtaatttcagtaatttcagaggggtatttttggaattggaaatctgaacaattatttattttgagtgctttGTCCACTAagataataatattaaaataaggtattaaaataatatagtgggggacaagacatgtgatagtggggaataatgcatttgtttaatcaataatggggaacaagacatagtaggattacggggctcaagaaaagttgattaaataaaataataattgcattttttatgtagtagtgggtttggtaagagaaaatggattgttttattatttgtttaattaattaaggGGTCTGTTATGAGGCATAAATAGAGCAGACTTGGACATAATTAGGGGGGAATTGGCTGAATATTGggagaaaaaattcaaaaagattaaaagatttttgaggattcgaatttgaagaaagtttaaaagaaagaattttctgaatataaaaaaaaggagaagagatTCAGAATTCAAGTTAAAAATTGACTGACTTTTAAATCTTGGAGAGTCAGAATTTGAGAGAAAAGAACTAGATTTTAACGTTAAGAATTCAGTTTCTTTTTTAGAGTCAGTAGTTTGAGCGTGTTCTATTTTGAGTGCTAAAAGAACAAAAATCAGAACGGGTCCATTGCATCTTTTGCTTCTGGTTCAATCTGCATTCTGCCTGTGATTGTTTGGTATTGCTGGGTTTCAAGTTGGTTTTTCCTGGGTTGCTATTtggttatttgtcattgtttcaTTAGGTGTTGCTGGATTTCTGctcgtttttttttaaatttgttgcTGGGTGTTGTTGTTGTCGTATGCTACTAcatttctgctgatcttcctttttttttcttccaatatcaggtacacaactgacacgccgGTTACtataaactgaaacatgaagcatgaatatgaaatgaagagttgaagttctgaatttaccTTAGTTATATTCCGAATTTTAATTGTATATATACACATTATTTAGCTTCCTCTAATCAaaatcatgtagttgtttaagatatataatggaacatctgacagtagcttagtggacgaactgtctatgtattgctaaaaaataaataaatggtgtagtaattctgttcagttagttcgttattgtttgatgattatcatgtctcaaaaagcatgttagctgatttagactatttttaaacattcaacaattagctcattaaacga belongs to Nicotiana tabacum cultivar K326 chromosome 6, ASM71507v2, whole genome shotgun sequence and includes:
- the LOC107816606 gene encoding transcription factor BEE 3-like, which gives rise to MADHFINSPFSLFNIDSSMDFMNQFPEIINPCSSELSSFNLQSSMEFSHENIFTQVAEFPGNLQEYFQENIQQDEKINASLVSSDMVPINESKKRKTIDTPESSSAYSSPAVSATGTKRRSIKRRGNSVKSSDEKEEEKPKEVVHVRAKRGQATDSHSLAERVRRGKINEKLRCLQDIVPGCYKTMGMAGMLDEIINYVQSLQNQVEFLSMKLTAASSYYDFNSESDILVSMQRAKAFEALKMQKSKKELGCEGLSSNQAGPYDHSFGTFPLLPFNT